In a single window of the bacterium genome:
- a CDS encoding thiolase family protein, giving the protein MECLAIYYSRKVDLSSNVIIVNNMSARFYRDPDVVIVAGKRTTFTKIQSLNQSTAILDLAKLAAEKSLDSVNFDREIIDHCVVGNVLVSGQNHAYLPRHLSLALGLRNDCPSYMVNRLCGSGMQAMIEGYHLIKLGKARCVLALGVESMSEAAFYNFGLRGGLKLGHATMIDSIAGILHDQWIDLPMGQTAELIVRHYGFSREKCDTYTQYSHEKYKTAWEKGFYHNELLDYDGIVKQDEFFKESSKEDLSKLRPVFSDQGVHTAASSSGLADGASAVVLMDKYEADLRGIEYHTRVKDYAVTACDPKMMGLGPVYAIRQLLNQQKVSMRDISLFDVNEAFAGQVLAVKHELGIPKQRLNVHGGSLAMGHPLGASANRNILTLSYALREHNKNYGIASACIGGGQGIATLLQNIEK; this is encoded by the coding sequence ATGGAATGCTTGGCAATTTATTATTCACGTAAAGTTGATTTATCAAGCAATGTCATTATTGTAAACAATATGTCTGCCAGATTTTATAGAGATCCAGATGTTGTGATTGTTGCCGGTAAGAGAACAACGTTTACAAAAATTCAAAGCTTGAATCAGAGCACTGCTATTTTGGATTTGGCAAAGCTTGCAGCAGAAAAAAGTTTGGATTCCGTTAATTTCGATAGAGAGATTATCGATCATTGTGTTGTGGGCAATGTTTTGGTTTCAGGTCAGAATCATGCCTATTTACCACGACATCTTAGTTTAGCTTTAGGGCTTAGGAATGATTGTCCATCGTATATGGTGAATCGTTTATGTGGTTCGGGTATGCAGGCGATGATTGAGGGCTATCACTTAATCAAACTAGGCAAAGCTCGATGTGTTTTAGCGCTTGGTGTTGAAAGTATGAGTGAAGCAGCATTTTATAACTTTGGTCTGCGTGGCGGACTAAAGTTAGGTCATGCCACGATGATTGACAGTATTGCTGGCATTTTACATGATCAGTGGATCGACTTACCCATGGGGCAAACCGCTGAATTAATTGTAAGACATTACGGTTTTTCCAGAGAGAAGTGTGATACTTATACTCAATACAGTCACGAAAAATATAAAACCGCATGGGAAAAAGGATTTTACCACAATGAGCTGCTAGACTATGATGGGATCGTCAAACAGGATGAATTCTTTAAAGAGTCTAGTAAAGAAGATTTAAGTAAACTACGACCAGTTTTTTCAGATCAAGGTGTGCATACCGCAGCTTCAAGCAGCGGTTTGGCCGATGGAGCCAGTGCAGTTGTTTTAATGGATAAATATGAAGCAGATTTAAGGGGAATTGAATACCATACACGTGTTAAAGACTACGCGGTTACAGCTTGTGATCCTAAAATGATGGGCTTGGGTCCAGTTTATGCTATTAGACAACTGCTCAACCAACAAAAGGTATCCATGCGTGATATTTCCCTGTTTGATGTCAATGAAGCTTTTGCAGGACAAGTGTTGGCAGTGAAACATGAGTTGGGCATTCCTAAGCAAAGACTGAATGTTCATGGTGGCTCGTTAGCAATGGGACATCCTCTAGGCGCCAGTGCAAATAGAAATATCCTTACCTTGTCGTATGCCTTAAGAGAACACAATAAAAACTATGGTATTGCTTCTGCCTGTATTGGCGGAGGGCAAGGCATTGCAACCTTGTTGCAAAATATTGAAAAGTAA
- a CDS encoding DegT/DnrJ/EryC1/StrS family aminotransferase has protein sequence MLSTQPSENLSEKNTYFLDILKNIHTSDAYFLGNYAKQYEYELAQYFGSLYAINTDSKIKSMMNVLKGHGIGINDEVICTSFGMSKTVNALLQEKIIPAFADLNTGEYTLSFEHCKQLINQKTKAIILSYPLGIPNQAHRFKELARQHKILLIEDIQSGLGAFFRDQKLGTFSDVAFFDHHPKNQLCASQAGLCITDHTHIAKMVRPNIQQPYSVLHELSEFFGALGLHHLNALDHKLSHLQQIHTTYSNYLSEITNINLYQDSTQSIASKHTVPLRVPAEERSFFYDSLKKHCTFIDKSLEAAHNNALINVMLRPPHLPNTQSALEETLLLHIDQEDALIEHVAVAEKIQALSEKYRLSA, from the coding sequence ATGCTCAGCACTCAACCATCAGAAAATTTAAGCGAAAAAAATACCTATTTTTTAGATATACTTAAAAATATTCATACCAGTGATGCTTATTTTTTAGGCAATTATGCCAAACAATATGAATATGAACTCGCTCAATATTTTGGTTCTTTATATGCCATCAATACAGATTCAAAAATAAAATCAATGATGAATGTCCTCAAAGGTCACGGCATAGGGATCAATGATGAAGTCATTTGCACCTCGTTTGGTATGTCAAAAACAGTTAATGCCTTATTACAAGAAAAAATCATTCCTGCCTTTGCTGACCTTAATACCGGTGAGTACACCTTATCATTTGAACACTGCAAACAGTTGATAAATCAAAAGACCAAAGCCATTATCCTTTCTTACCCTCTTGGCATACCCAATCAAGCACACCGTTTTAAAGAACTTGCTCGTCAACACAAAATTTTACTCATAGAAGACATTCAATCGGGATTGGGCGCTTTTTTTCGCGATCAAAAACTGGGAACGTTTTCTGATGTTGCCTTCTTTGATCACCACCCTAAAAACCAACTATGCGCAAGTCAAGCCGGCTTATGCATTACAGATCATACACATATTGCAAAGATGGTTCGTCCAAATATACAGCAACCTTATTCTGTTCTACATGAGCTCAGTGAATTTTTTGGGGCTTTGGGCTTACATCACCTCAATGCACTAGATCATAAATTATCTCACCTACAACAAATACACACTACCTATAGTAACTATTTATCTGAGATCACCAACATCAATTTATATCAAGATAGTACTCAATCAATTGCTTCCAAACACACCGTTCCTTTACGTGTCCCTGCTGAAGAAAGAAGCTTTTTTTATGATAGTTTGAAAAAACATTGTACGTTTATTGATAAAAGTCTTGAAGCTGCGCACAATAACGCTCTGATCAATGTCATGCTGCGCCCACCACATTTACCCAACACCCAAAGTGCCCTAGAAGAAACCCTACTGCTTCATATTGACCAAGAAGACGCCCTGATTGAACATGTTGCTGTTGCAGAAAAAATCCAGGCTCTATCAGAAAAGTACCGTTTAAGCGCTTAA
- a CDS encoding protein phosphatase 2C domain-containing protein, producing the protein MDQYIFESKDFVSEEHKLKIGSYALASIKSPAKKTVNEDACCFFSVSSKLNIAVVCDGVGGSPNGNKASRIIVEKIKASCLNKKKQTIRNAILDAIEDANETILKSDDGSLSTCVVAEIHPNLVRFYHCGDSMALILNGDGELMYYTVSHAPLAYGLELGVKRAELQHIKNLVNNVVGSTDLRIEMSALIPLEKNDRIVLMSDGLSDNYKFTKLCGKLSKKTDLSTLLNDLKNETVEKMLSVEKLEFGGPDDLTMLAYQVK; encoded by the coding sequence ATGGATCAGTATATTTTTGAAAGTAAAGATTTTGTTAGTGAGGAGCATAAGCTCAAAATAGGGTCTTATGCTTTGGCTAGCATAAAATCACCTGCTAAAAAAACAGTCAATGAAGATGCCTGTTGTTTTTTTTCTGTGTCCTCAAAGCTAAATATAGCAGTTGTTTGTGACGGTGTCGGAGGAAGTCCCAATGGTAATAAGGCAAGTAGAATTATTGTTGAAAAGATAAAAGCTTCATGTTTGAACAAAAAAAAACAAACCATTAGAAATGCAATTCTTGATGCAATTGAAGATGCCAACGAAACAATATTAAAGAGTGATGATGGAAGTTTAAGTACCTGCGTTGTTGCGGAAATTCATCCAAATTTGGTTAGATTTTATCACTGTGGAGATTCTATGGCATTAATTCTCAATGGCGATGGAGAGTTAATGTACTATACAGTTTCGCATGCCCCACTGGCCTATGGTCTTGAGTTGGGCGTTAAACGTGCAGAACTACAGCATATTAAGAATTTAGTGAACAATGTTGTGGGCAGTACAGATTTAAGGATAGAAATGAGCGCACTCATACCTCTTGAAAAAAATGATCGTATCGTGTTGATGAGTGATGGCTTAAGTGATAACTACAAGTTTACAAAGCTTTGCGGTAAGCTATCTAAGAAAACAGATTTAAGTACATTGTTGAATGATTTGAAAAATGAGACAGTCGAAAAAATGTTGTCTGTTGAAAAATTAGAGTTTGGTGGGCCAGATGATTTAACCATGTTGGCTTACCAGGTGAAGTAG
- a CDS encoding S-adenosylmethionine decarboxylase proenzyme, which produces MNFDGPEKKCELSLVADKKSLRSLDYGFWEKIVQYARAQILSHVKNEHCDAYLLSESSLFVYDHKCLMITCGQTDLAKAMNELIFFLDKDDINQFIYERKIGHFPEQHPYQIEDDYKLLSNHFKLERKIFNQEENSPIHFFSYEKPSFEAEEDGTIEILMHDLNPEVFSLFSYDQKNNFQDSNAYQEIKKLLHGFTIDEYFFDPCGYSLNAIKENEYATIHVTPQKVGSYVSFETNMLHRGERLNQIILDCVEIFQSNTFDVVVFDTKAINWKSKLSDSYSIENQQEHLIQSQYHLMCRRYIKSKIK; this is translated from the coding sequence ATGAATTTTGATGGTCCAGAAAAAAAATGTGAATTAAGTCTTGTAGCAGATAAAAAAAGTTTAAGAAGCTTGGACTATGGTTTTTGGGAAAAAATAGTTCAGTATGCTAGAGCTCAAATTTTATCGCATGTTAAAAATGAGCATTGTGACGCCTACTTGTTATCTGAGTCTAGTTTGTTTGTATACGATCATAAATGTCTCATGATTACCTGTGGACAAACAGATTTAGCCAAAGCCATGAACGAGTTGATTTTCTTTTTAGATAAAGATGATATCAATCAATTTATTTATGAAAGAAAAATAGGACACTTTCCAGAACAACATCCTTACCAAATTGAAGACGATTATAAGTTATTGAGTAATCATTTTAAATTAGAGAGAAAAATCTTTAATCAAGAAGAAAACTCACCGATTCATTTTTTTTCTTATGAAAAGCCTAGTTTTGAAGCTGAAGAAGATGGAACCATTGAGATTTTAATGCATGATCTAAATCCTGAAGTGTTTTCTTTGTTTTCTTATGACCAAAAAAATAATTTTCAAGACTCTAATGCCTACCAAGAAATAAAAAAACTGCTGCATGGTTTTACCATAGACGAGTATTTTTTTGATCCTTGTGGTTATTCACTTAATGCAATCAAAGAAAACGAATATGCAACCATTCATGTGACTCCGCAAAAAGTAGGATCTTATGTCAGTTTTGAAACCAATATGTTGCATAGAGGTGAGCGCTTGAATCAGATTATTTTAGACTGTGTTGAGATTTTTCAGTCTAATACTTTTGATGTGGTTGTGTTTGATACAAAAGCAATCAACTGGAAGAGCAAACTGTCAGATTCATACAGCATTGAAAATCAACAAGAACACTTGATTCAATCTCAATATCACTTAATGTGTAGACGTTATATTAAAAGTAAAATTAAATGA
- the speE gene encoding polyamine aminopropyltransferase: MESNKQNNYPSIWVQDILNKDFQLSLRVKESLYSKQSSFQRVDVVDTYEVGKVLLNDGIFMLSEKDEFIYHEMISHVALFSHPNPKRVLIIGGGDGGTAREVLRHECLESIVMVEIDEAVVEACRLHIPQTGDCLNQHDPRFELLIDDGVAYIKNHIAQQKQKFDVIIVDSTDPIGPAAPLFNHSFYESVKQCLNKDGVVVSQAESPFLLQEEQKHLVQILKDTFESVQVYNYCNMIYPGGPYSFSIAGNGQLDPQNIVREEEAKELFTQYYSIEMHKSSFVLPRFQRDYLKQILF, from the coding sequence ATGGAGAGCAATAAACAAAATAATTATCCCAGTATTTGGGTGCAAGACATTTTAAACAAAGATTTTCAACTGTCATTAAGGGTAAAAGAAAGTTTGTATTCTAAACAATCTTCTTTTCAAAGAGTAGACGTAGTGGATACCTATGAAGTGGGTAAAGTTTTGCTCAATGACGGTATTTTTATGCTCAGTGAAAAAGATGAGTTTATTTATCATGAGATGATCAGCCATGTGGCCTTGTTTTCTCACCCAAACCCAAAAAGGGTGTTGATTATTGGTGGTGGTGATGGAGGTACCGCGCGTGAAGTTTTAAGGCATGAGTGTTTGGAAAGTATTGTCATGGTTGAAATTGATGAAGCTGTGGTTGAGGCATGTAGGCTGCATATCCCTCAAACCGGAGATTGTTTGAACCAGCATGATCCAAGGTTTGAGCTGCTGATTGATGATGGGGTAGCCTATATTAAAAATCATATTGCCCAACAAAAACAAAAGTTTGATGTGATTATTGTTGACTCAACTGACCCAATCGGCCCGGCAGCGCCATTGTTTAACCATTCTTTTTATGAGAGTGTAAAGCAGTGTCTGAATAAAGACGGTGTTGTTGTTTCGCAAGCTGAATCTCCTTTTTTGTTGCAAGAAGAGCAAAAACACCTGGTACAAATTTTAAAAGATACCTTTGAATCAGTTCAAGTCTACAATTACTGCAATATGATATATCCAGGAGGCCCCTATTCGTTTTCTATTGCAGGAAATGGACAGTTAGACCCACAAAACATTGTCAGAGAAGAAGAGGCAAAAGAATTGTTTACACAATATTATAGTATAGAGATGCATAAAAGCAGTTTTGTTTTGCCAAGATTTCAAAGAGACTACCTAAAACAAATTTTGTTTTAG